From the Nematostella vectensis chromosome 7, jaNemVect1.1, whole genome shotgun sequence genome, the window GACAAAAGCGGTTATTTATTACAGAGAATTAATAAATCGAAGAGAGAGAATTACCGAGAATTAATAaatctttatttatttgaaggtagtatgtgagtggatttatactaaaattagactactcgttctcgttttctatgagtcaaataGTCAATTCGGCGCTACGCGCCTCGCTGGCTATcttttgactcatagaaaactcgaactcgtagtctaattgttaaataggCAGATGCCTGGCGTCGGTGACTAATAGCATATTCGTTTCAAACTTGTGTTCTTTATTATTTGCAGAGCTACTGACCTTGTAGAAGACATTGTCGGGGTTCTTATTGTCCCGCGCATATGGGCTGTACACGGCCTCTACACGGAACACACCTGGAACACCAATGttggctttttattttttaatttattaacCGCTGAAAGTGTAGCGATGACCAAGGAAGTGAAattaaaaatgtttataatCTTCTGAATAGCTTCTTCAAGAATCGAATAATACAAGGCAATAGGGGATAAACCGAAGACCAATCCGAAAATCGTCGTCGCAAATAAGTATTCAAGAGAGATTGTGTAACGTTTTGTCAATTATTGCATTTATTATGCTGCTGACAGCAACTGTAATACTATACTACAAGAGTTGCAGTTAACTGAACTATTCATCTATCTATGAGTAACTTGAGCAAACCGTCAACTAGAGCACTCGGTTTCCGTTTTTggcaaacaaaaacatttatttgtgAAGGTAGCCAGCCGTGTCACAGAATAACCCCTTAACAAGACTAAGATAATAGAGTCAAACCTTCAATGGCTATGCTGTGTATTTCTTCGTCAGCAAGCTTTCGCGCGGGGACATTGGTCTCAAAGAGGGACACACAGGTGTCAGGGTCTGCGCAGTTTTCGGCTCTCCAGAGATGTTTGTTGTTCAAAGCGTCGATGCTGACCACCAGTGTCCACCCTCCGCCTGGATAAAGAGTCAACggtatgacaaaaaaaattttctacAACCTAACGACCCTTGCCTCGAACTTGAGTGGGCGATTCTGGAGTTACAAAGATTACGCCAACACGCTCTGTCATGGGCCGTGGCAGAGCACTTTGGCTGGACAACAAATCTAGTATTCCTAGCCAATACTTTTTGTAGACTATGTTGGGATGTGCTCCGCCAAGTGTCCTGTGGTCAGTCGAAGGAGGGCGGGTGTCAGCACTAAATGCTGGCCGACGTTGACGctgtttgcacagggcttaaAAGGGCTTTCGACGATAGAGGGAAAAAAGACATGGAAAGAGAGGCTTACCAAACCTGTCCATATCACAGTACACTCTTCGTCTCTTGCGCTTTGTGTTGATCCAGTAATATCCACTTGCCAGGCTAGGCCTCACTTTACGCAAGTCAGCGCACGAAATCATCTGAATCTGTCACGCGTAGGACCACGATAAAACATATATTTTAATAGACTTTGTATATTTGAATATTCTTACAAGTATAAAGTTCTAGACTAATAcatgaaaatataaacaatatgTAATTATTTTGTAGTAAGTGGTATTTAGTAGAACTATTTAAACTGAAAACATATTGCATTTGGGCGCAGGCGTTACTCTACATGTGTACCAGGGGACCCCTGCGAACAAAATTGGAGGTTGTTGTGTCGTTTGGAATACAAATTCCTAAATTAAAACAAGAAGGTTCTGGGTCGGAAAGCTAAACCCTTTTCTTGAGCTATAGCAGCTCTCATTCAGTTAATGTCTTTCAGGTAAAGCATAAACCAGCCCCTTTAGCAGGGAGACTATAAGTTAAAGCAAACAACCAACCTTATCAGTAACGAGACTATTCGGTAGATAGATGAATCCATGCTTTTTGTCCATGTCGTTAGGAAAGTCCGTCTTGCTGGCGTTGTTCAGTTCACATATTTCTCGCGTGATGTGGAGATTGACACTTCTGCAGCCTTTTGTTTGCAAGCAAGTTTGGATACATCTTTCGGGACTTAGGCCAAGAAGTGACTGAATTAGGCTGTTCTTCATGTAACCGGGCTCGCTGTTTGTGGGCGGCTTACACTGTTTTGCGCATGCACCAAATATTTGGAACGACAGCAAGAGCCACGAGTTCCACCAGATGCTTACACAATAGAGAAAAAGCAATGGAAAAGTTATTTGTTTGGCTAGCTGATTAATCTAACTTGCCCGAGGGGACAGAAATCAATTAAAATATGCAGAAGATTCACACATACCTTGCGGTACCCATTCCTTTTGGTCGCATGATTTAAAGCTCTA encodes:
- the LOC116617321 gene encoding uncharacterized protein LOC116617321; its protein translation is MRPKGMGTASIWWNSWLLLSFQIFGACAKQCKPPTNSEPGYMKNSLIQSLLGLSPERCIQTCLQTKGCRSVNLHITREICELNNASKTDFPNDMDKKHGFIYLPNSLVTDKIQMISCADLRKVRPSLASGYYWINTKRKRRRVYCDMDRFGGGWTLVVSIDALNNKHLWRAENCADPDTCVSLFETNVPARKLADEEIHSIAIEGVFRVEAVYSPYARDNKNPDNVFYKIPSGAKNFDSSCRASAGIICPPIIVSYKHPYAWESSPCTGIARGYRIYRYHHCMFDGHDDGACGYRWHSSEFFARRMLYGLNGDGNTGIIFRRQGFLWVK